The DNA window ttgcagattttttgatgatggtcattctgactggtgtgaagtggtacttcattacagttttgatttgcatttctctaataattagtgatgttgagcatcttttcatgtgccttttgaccatctgtatatcttctttggagaaatgtctacttagatcttctgtccattttttattgggttgtttttttctgatattgagctgtataagaaaatgtgtgtattttacaggattatttactactgaaaaaatgtgtacaaacacTTTTCATGTGAAGGAAAGAGACTTTCAACCTGGAATGGTTTAAGTTCTAATTGGATTGGAGGCACTCCAATTAACTGTTCAGGGCTTTTCATCAGGCTTGAATGTGTATGTCATAAAGTGTAGTATGTGAAGTTTTTATAACTATTAGTCTAAGATTACACAAAGGCACATAATAGTTACAAAACAATATATTTACTActctattactcttttttttatattgagtggGTGACTACCCAAAGAAAGTCTACAGAGTATTATTaccaatttaaaattaaaaatggaaatttaagtATCACGTCAAACATGCTTAACTCTAAGATTTAAAGCAACATTAAATGCCTTCACTGTTAATTTACATAATAAAAGGTACTGTGAATATGAAACCTAAGATAAGTCATCATGTCTAGGTATCTTTTAGCTTAAAGCCAAGGTTTcggaaacaaacaaaaccactaggatcatcttcattttatgagaaaataaaatgaaggtgacataaaacatatatatcaataaaaagaaaatttattttatactctttaaagtacataatatttcataaaatttctATATTTAAAGGGTGAAACAGTATATGAACAGAATAATGGACTTGATATCACAAGTCTAGCTTTTGAGTTTCACCTTCACCTCTGCatctcactagctgtgtgatggTGGCAAAGCCAAAACTTTTTAGAGCTTTAGtctcttcctctgtaaaactggaaTAGTATTTGCCCCATATTCATCAGGGCAATGTAAGatcaaagaaaaaagtatgaaatgtACAATTTACTACTGCTTTATAAAGAATTGCTTACCAAAACATTTTTATACTTCCTGTTTAAATCTTCCTATTTATATAAGTCCATACATTCATCAATAGAGGTGCTTGTTTGCAAACCGCCTATTGAAAAGGCATCTACAAATAATGAACACCTTCCAAACGTAGCCAAGAACCACTAAACTAGAAATCTATCTTCACTGTCCTCTAGTAGTTTTTAATTTACAAAGGAATGTATAAATTAGTTACCAAACTTTAAAAAGGCTCAATGCTATGAGAAATGTACAGGGCATCCACAagcactaaaaatataaaaaatttaaaacttggtAATATGTATAAACACAGCattgtaatttaattttcatttataataggCAAGCACCACAAAATGGCTATTTTATagccatttattatctcacaacaTTCCATTAAAAGGAATATAACTTTGCAGTTTGCCTAAGAAGGAAATGTGTTACAAgactggctcttttttttttaaattctaaatgcTGACATAACTATCACATATCTATTGATCAAAACCAAATGTCACGACACTTTATGTGACCAATAAATGGGATGTGAAATCTAAGAATTCTAGATTTGGAGGGTACCTGAGTTGTAAGTACAGTTCAACTTTATCAGCATAGTTTAAGTGATTTGCCTCAAGTCACACAGGTAATTAAGAGGTGAACTCAGGCTAATACAACCCCTCAATCCAATATCCCTCTGTTTCAGAAGTTTTCAGATTTTGGAAAGGTGACAGTACGTATATTTCATACTCATATTATGCAACGCCTCAAGGAGAGTCTGAGGTAGCACCTCACAAGAAAACATATTACACTGCAAAAATACTATAAGCTTATTCATCCTAAGTGGGATAAAGCACATAAATTACCTTGTATTttcacatttgtttgtttttaatttgacgAAACCTACttttcttcagatttttaaatttggaaTTACAGATAAGGGATTGTAGGTCAACCCACATTTCATTGAGTACTACAAGCAGCTGGAGTAAAAGGCAGTGAGACAGTTACTGtagaatgaaaaaatacaaaccttggggcctccctggtggcgcaagtggttgagagtccgcctgccgatgcaggggatacgggttcgtgccccggtctgggaggatcccatatgccgcggagcggctgggcccgtgagccatggccgctgagcctgcgcgtccggagcctgcgcgtccggagcctgtgctccgcaacgggggaggccacaacagtgagaggcccgcatatcgcaaaaaaaaaaaaaaaaaaaaaaaaaaaatacaaaccttGAATTTAAAAATCCTAGATCTAGCCTAACTCCATCAAGAAATGCTAAGTAAAGAGCTGTAAATAAAACATAGCCCCTATTCTAAGGAAGGCTTTTTTAGCCTGAGTTAGGAAGATGATTATTAAACATGTATAAGTAATAAATTATGGAATTTGTTGCAAATCACAGAAAATATACAATATGTTGAGAAAGAAGAGTAGGGATCTATTTTAGATGGTGTGGTAAAGGGCAGCCTCTCTAAGGAAGTGCTACTTAGGGAGAGATCTAAAGGATGAGTATAATATTACGTAGACTGGGGATGAGGCAGTTTAGAATGTTGGAGGCATATGTTAGAGCCAGAAACTGTCCTCTGCAGAACTTAAAAAAAGTCCAAAGCAGCTGCAGTGAAATGAGGAGGGAATTGCTTGAGGTGATGGAGTCTGGAGAGGGAGGTAGGGATCAGATCACGTTGGGACTTACAGAACAAAACACAAACTCCTCAACATGGTCCACATGCCATGAAAATACAAAGTATGTGTCCAAGGCTTAACATTCAGAAACATCTTACTTACTGGAGTTAGTCAATATCCCGTGGTATATAACATCATTCCAAAAAACAAGCTTTTACAATATCACAATATCCTTTAATCAATAGCCATTGTCCTACCAGATTAATTACATCATTTTATTCTATTATGTCAGAACACAGTCCTAAAAAAAGGAGATATGGGATGTATAAGAAAAACTGATAGAACAAAGGTCAGCTCTAAAGAGTTTGTGTTCTattatctttttctctccttacATGACCAAAAGTAGTTTGCATACTAAGTTTAAAAGATCCGAATTCCTTTcacacaaaaaacataaaatattttatagccatttattatctcacaacaTTCTATTAAAAGGAATATAACTTTGCAGTTCGCCTAAGAAGGAAATATGTTACAACaatggctcttttttttaaagaagaaaattcctAGTAAAAAGAcactgaattgaaaaaaaaaatccattaatagTCAAAACATGCAATCTAAAATCTAGTTAATAGGTTTTCTAAAGAACTGGCATTTCTACACGTACACGCAAATTTAAACTTGAGAACATTTTTAGAAAGTAAATTATCAAAAGCATAGAAAATGCTTAAAGGTTCAATTTGagcttcaaaattatttttaaaagccaaaattTGAACAAAATCCCATTGTAGTAACGCATGTTGTAACAGCTGTTCATAGAGATTAGTCTAATGCACTGGTGACAGACTAATGTGTTCACAGTTTTGTGAACTGTCTGGAGGGAAAATATAGTAAAATTACTGGGATGATTTAATGGTTACCTAATTTTTGATAAAATTTCTCTAAGACCTCAGCTTCTTAATTTATACTGCCAAATAGTGGCCAAAATCCATTGCAAATACTGTAGAATCTTAATAATCTCAAGATTTTCAAGTCACAGGGTATGttccatttatttcattaaataattttctgaaTGCCATTTCCACCCACCTAGAATTCCAACAATATTAAGCAATGCCTTGAAAATAGCATGGTTGTGTTATTTCACTGAATATCATGTCCAACAGCTGTATCTAAAATAGGAAACTAACATCAAaacacatcaaaaacaaaaaatctactAAGTTTAACAGAAATAACTCATCTTTTAGAATGAGTAGCTTAAGAAATGCTctcccacaccaaaaaaaaaaaaaaaaaatcacttggccacaaattttaaatgtaaatttttaaatatataaatatttaactcGTCTCAACTGACCCTTTCTTACCTCATGAGAACCAGCAACTGTGATCCATGTTTCTAAGTTGAAAGATATACCTAGAAACACTATACTCAAATATTTACTTTCAGTAAAAcaaaatgtcaaagaaaaaaaaaaaagatataagcaGTTTCTTTTGAACCCAATAACCTGCATTACTTTCTTTAGTCAAGAcctgatttctttaaaaagtctgCCAATAGAACAATACTAACTTCCCCCTTCCCTTTAACTGAATTAACACAGCCCTTCAGAAGTAAAGCAAAATACCTGCCAGGAACATACTATCTCTGCATTAAATACTTGGTGCCTGGTTTTATATTTGTATTCCTGTTGTCTTAACTTTATCATAGTCAAAACAAAACTCTTGGTTCCCCCTACTCCAACAGCCAttccttctctgggcttcctCATCAACAGTTGCTCGGACCAAAAACCCTGGAGgtatcttatttttctctttccctcataCTGTAACCAATCCCAATCATCAAGTCCTGTCAGCTATTTCTCCAAAACATATTGGGTCTAACAGCTTTTCATAACCTCAACTGCAACCACCTTAATACAAACCACCAAGCTTTCTCCTACAAACCAGTGCAAAAGCCTTTCTGATTGATTCCTGTCTTATTTCTTATAACCCATTCTCCACAAATCAGGCCCTACTAAAAACACTTATACTGTTTCCCAGTGCTCTGAAAACAAAATTCCAAACTCATTAAGCATGTTTCCAAGGCCCTACAGGATATGGACCTTGCCTACTTCTATGATCTTGTGTTCTACCACGCTTTGCTACTCCCATGCTTGATCCTGTTGGGGCCTCTAAATTTGTCATACCTCTTGCTTAAAAACACTCTGCCCTCAGAACTTTGCACCACTGGCTTTTTCTCATCATGTGCACCTCAGCTAAAATGTCACTAAATTCTGACCaccaaatttaaaattctatccCCAATCCAATTCTCCATCTTAGGaatctgctttgttcttttcataGCATGTAAAATCTAAGATTACCTTGTTCTCTATTTGTTGCCCACATCTAATGCCCCAGAAAGCAAAGACTGCACAAACTGTGCCCTGGCGTGTCATCTTTACTGTATCCTAAGGGCATATAGGTCAGTTCCCAGTGCTACGGAGCGATGCTACAGAATTCCCGTCAGATCTTTTCAGTTCATAGTTAAAATTCCAAATGAGCAGTAAGGCAAATTATGAAGACCCTGAAACATCAAACTTACCTCAAATAATAAATCTTCTAACATTCTGTCTCAGAGTCTAAGAATGTCTAGAAATAACCCAGACTTAACCTctagttttaaaattatcattcatCAATGTACTAAACAAAATTATTAAGCTTAATAATGatttacagagaaaaattaaactaCTTGCTTTGTATTAGTGAATCCTTACAAAAAACCATGTTTCGTACAATATTCATTCTATTCATCATATGGGACAAATCCTTAACCCCCTTTTAATTACTAGTCCAAAAAAACTATAGTCTGAAGCAACAGCTACATAGGTATTTATGATGTGTCTATGTGTATGTAAGGGTGGTGACATTTGAACATTTGCCATAGGAAGAGTAAAATTTACATATTTCTAAGATATCAACACAGTGTACTAAGGAAGTTTACTATAGATCTCTAAAAATGGAATAAGCTGACTTGCAAAGTAATAATATACTGTAAAAAACTTCACAAATAAGGATATTTTGCGTATAGTATCTGAATAATCCTATCTCCTTTAAAATAATCCTTTCGATCAGTATTaacattcccattttactgattaaAAAACTCAGGCTCTGAAACATTAAGGGACTCGTTCATTGCCACCCAACAACTTTGTGGTAGTACAGAACGCTATTTCAATACTGTCCTCACCACACCTCCTGGGCCCCCCCAAACCCCCACCTCCCAAATCTACAGGCAAAATCCCATTTATCCTCAGAATTCAATTCCTCTGTGAAATCTTCCCTAGTATCCATTCTCATGAAGATACACCCAGATGTCCCTCCCTAAATGAGTCATCTGACAGGGTGcacaatatcctttttttttgtagGGCTTATTATGATAGCATAATAATTAATGGTAATTAGTCATGTATATACCTACCTCCTACACAGCTAAGCTACTTAGTAGTTGCCTAGAAAGAAGGTTTCAATCCAAATGCCTTATAACAGACTATTTagcaaatgaggaaacaaaattCAGTTCTTCTGACTCTAAGTCCTGGGCTATGGTATGTCCAAAGAGCTTCCGGGTATTTTACAGATAACTTCCTCCTATAATCtacaaaaagacataaaaattggATAAAAAATTTGATTACATAATTTAAAACCTTTCAAGGTCTATGACCAGGATGAATAACTATCCTCATCTTACACCAATAATTTACAGTCTCAAGACAGCTTACAATCATGTACTAAAGTTCACTGCATGTATAGGGAAAATGCAGGGCTTATATTCTAAGCCCATGTTAGtttaatatatacaaaatgagtgagtaaagAAAGAAAACGTGTCAGCATTCTGTGAAGAGTCAGCAGCAATAACTGCAATATAGGAAGTAGACCAGAGACATAAGGcagaaaatcagaataaaaacCAGACTGATGAGCCACTGAGAAACTGACCACCTATGTCCAGAAAGTAGATCCCCCAAAAGTAAGCTTTCTACCCCCCACCAACATATGTGAGGAATATGTGCTGGTGCAAGCAATGGAAATATGAGGGAAAATAGTTCAAAGATTAGATAAAAGTACAGAAAGGATCTCAGAACTAATAATAGTCAAATGATATGAACATATCCAGAAAATAGGCTAGGGTGTCAAATGATTTTGCTCCACTGATCTGGAAGTGGTGCCTTCCTATGGGTGACTGTCTGTTTCTATAATCTTTCCAAAATAAAAGTCTCCTTCTTTTTAGGACCTGAGTTAAcacagattttattatttttgtttgctttgtcaGGAAGCACAATCAAGTGTCAATGAAACctcagataaaaagaaaaacaggaaaaaaaaaaaacaaccctctaGATTTAAgctcattcatttattagatAAAAAGTGCTCTACTCAGAACTATCTAGTCGGAACCATCTCTGAAGCCTAAATTGGGGAGTGCAGGAGTGTGGTTACTGCAGCAGCAgccaggaggagagaaggaggtaGCCGCTTAAACTGTTGCTTGAAAAGAAATTCCCGTGACAAAGTCTGGAACATCCTTTCTAGGTGCCAATACCCGACAAGACCCTTAGCTACCTTTAGCTCCAGATTTGTTTCCTTTAAAGGCAGTCTCGAATTTTGATTTGCTTTAATCTGATTTCATGTGTGTAAAAATTTGAGGCTAGGAAGACAAGCCTGAAAAAGGACTATCTATCCTGGCCTCCAACCCATAGCAGGGATCAAGTACAAAAACGCCCAACCCCCTTTTATAAGAGCTTAAACTCACCAGTTAAAGTCAAGCTCAGAAGAATAATAATTTCTCAAGTCGAGAGTTTGAGAGTCAGAGGATGTTGGGGCTGAAGAGAATTTAATCCAATAGTCTCACTTTATAGCTAAGTAAAGGGAGTCCCATAAAAAGTTTATCAACTGGTCCAAAGTAAGACAATTAGATAAATGGCCATAATCTTTTGTTTACGTCAAAAACTGCATCTTAGTGCATCTTAAAAGTACATTCTTTTcctatagaaattatttttaaggacAAAAACAACAACATTCATTCAAAgtttaattataaaattcatCTTGTAATGTAGGAATGGAATAAATCTGTAATTAAAGATATGGTTGATATTCAGAATCATAACTATTTTTAAGGTGATTCACATTCCAAACAGGCTTCAAAACCACTAATCAAATGCATTGGATAATTAAGTCACTTACTTATTTAATATCTAAGCACTCtaattattgagtgcttactatgcatGAGGCACTACATAAAATGCTTTCAATGTATTATGTCATTTGTAAGAatagaaaagtttaaaatctATAGCTTAAACAATGATAGTTACGTTACACActgtaaatattaaagaaatccCATTAAAACCATGATTCAGAAAATTTAAGACAAAGTTCTACAAATATAATAAGACAAATTCCCACCTCCTTGCCCCAAACAACCAAGAGCTTTCTTATTTCTATAAACAAGACCATCTTCACTATCTCCAAGCGATAACGTCAGAGAGACAGTTTGGGCCTCAGGAAATCCAGACAGCATTTTTCTCCCTTATACACacaatttttataaattcaaGGATAAGTAAGTACAAATACTGGTAGAAATTTTATCAGTAACAGAAAATATCCTACTATCTTGCCAAATACTTCAACACCTCAATTTCTGACTATTCCAAAAATGCCATACGAATATTACAAAGTTCCTCTccacatttttttccagttaagATTAGCATACTTGTAATTAAAATATACCTCTGGGTGAAGTAAAAATGtgaagagaaaaagtagaaaataaagattCTAGCATTATCTTGTTGCTTGatgcttataaaaattttttagaagATAATTCTATGGCAGAACAACTTTCCTTAGAATTAGATAAGCTGCTGAAGGCTAGTAAAACTATCTAACAATGGGAAGAGAGTTGTACTTCTGTATCATTTCATATTGGGAAATCTATGCTACAAATCTGTATAGCCTTACATAGCTAAGGTATGTCCAAAACATATCTTGCAGACATTTAATACCATTCATGTCTCCTTTCAAGGCATAACAGAAACTTCAGTTTGTTACTGTTTCTTAAAATCAGAAGATGCATGTTTAATGGGTTACATTAATATatacttttcagttttttctttagtACCTTATCAAAAGAGATTTTTCAATGTTTATTTTTGGAAGCATGTTTCCTACATTGGAACTCTTCTTAAGAATAGTTTGATGAATTCAATCCAAAAGACTTTTTCTCTCAAGTAGTTAATCTGGGGGCAATATAAGAAAAATCTAGTTTGTTATCAACTGTCCAAAAATTCAATAAGTAGCTCCctctcctggaaaaaaaaaaaaagaaaagaaaagaaaaaaaacagcaagtTCCTCTTCAAGCTGTAAAACACACACTTGtacccttaaaaatattttttaaaactacatgaACCCCAAAATATAGAGAGCCAAATCTGAGTGAGTTTTTCTACCATTATCAATTAATATCCCAATGCTACCATAAACAGCTATGAACAGTTTCACAGAAACCTGTATAAATACTAAAATTGTGTATGTCTGTCTAGCTAACAAAAAGTAATGAACATCATGATGTGACTTAGTGTATAACAATCTTTGTACTTGACCAAAGAATTGTGAGATTCCTTTCACTTCAGTGGTTTTATACAGTCATCAAATTTTAATTATGTTGTTCATACTTAACTCATTAGTTTTTACCGAAGATTAAGTGGTTCTATAAAGTAAGTAGCAGCTCTATGAAGatcttctatttaaaaataagtcttcTTATTCTACTTGTTTGttcaacagttaaaaaaaaataccaatgacTGACTGGTATTAAAGACCCCAAATTTATATTTCACACAGCATGTAAACAGCTATAGaactaaattaaaatttcaagttaCAAATATCACAGTCAACAATGTTGATACAGATATTTCCTCACATACTGAAAACAAACTCTTATACTATAACCCACCTAGCCACCTGCTCACTGCAATTGTGTCAAGTAAgcttaaattacaaaaatataactgattttttaaaaaagttttttatcactaaagatgaaaagagaagaaaagtttaACCGAAGAGTTCATCAGAAAACAAGATATACGTACACTTGACTGTCTCAATTATAAAGTAAACTGAAAATACTAAGACAACTTCAAGCTTCAAAAACATGTAAGTTTCCCAAATAAAGCAGATTTACCTTAGTGCAAATCAAATGCCAACGTTTCTCATATTAAAATGTCATACATTTATAGAACTGGATATACAATGTTCTTAAAATATTGGTTCTAATATAAGTAGAATTAACTGATAAAAACCTTTCAATAGCAGCCACTATTTTAGTTGCAGAAAATGTGTATTACTAAGATAGCTCTTGACTAAATTTTTGGGTCCCAGAGAATTTGAGAGACTATCTGCTAAGCAAACCATACTGCTAGAGCTTTCTCCAGGGACTAACCTTGTTAACATAAACATCTATTTCTCACAGAGAAAAAGCAGCTTAAATGGAAAAAACCTTTCAAATCAAATGTATGTATCATAAGTATGGACTTAAACTTTAGAGGCTGACTAGTTTTGGAACTACCGAATAATGTAATTTCTTCGAGGAAAGCTTAACCAGTTTTATATACCATTCACTGTTAGAGAAGCATTTACTATACAATCTGTACTTTAAATGACCCGTTACATACATCCTAGGACGACTTAAAATTTACTACGGTTTTGTTGGAGGCAAagtatttattttgtgttaaaaTTATTTGGCTGAACTAATCAAACGATGCTGGTTTCTCTTAGTTAAGTTGGGCAGCGAAGAACTTGAGAAAAGCCAGCAACATAAATGAATACTGCACGTTCCTATTGATGcactttagattttaaaaaaatgcaacccTGTAAAAAAACCCCAGCCATCAGTGACATTCTTAGCAGCGCCGAAAGGGCGTGAAGTATTCAAAATTACTTGTGATTAATTTTacgtcatgtttttttttttccctttgtatttgAAATACAGCACAACTGCTATGTAAAACGAGCAAGGTAACTTTCCCTACGGTTATCGGGCTAGATCAAAACCCCAACAGTTGTAACCACTATCCAAGGACACACTGCATTAAAGGCGAGTGGGAATGTGGATAAACTCAGCAACTTTTCCCAAGGTAAACACAGTTTTGAgaggttctgttttctttttggctgtcaCCACCAGTAAAAAGATCCCAACCTACTCCCCTAAAAGGCTCGTTTGGTTTCAAAATAAACTCACGAGAGAACCAATAAGTCAGCTAGAAGAGAGATGACTCTCCTTTTTCCCTGTTTTCTAACCCTGGCCTAACATTTCACCTTCCTGCTGCCAAATTACCGCATGAATAGAGCAGGTCACAGGATCAGGATGAAAATGTCCGTCTTGGCCTTAAAGCCTCGCAGCCCCAAGTCCAACGGGCcttactttttcctctttctaatCCCACCCAAAGCACGGCTTGCAGACTGACCCCACCCCGGACCCCGGTCCCCATTCTCTGACCTCATCCTCCCGAGTCTGTCCCCAAATTGGCGGCCCCAATGATGTGCCAGGTGAATGAGCTAAGGAATAAAACAAAGACAGACTTTGGGGCCGAAGTGAGGCCAGCCGCGCGGGGTGCTGAAGACGAGACCAAACGCGGCACAGAAACACTGGAGAACTAAGAAAGGTCCAAGGGCTCATGAACACACTTCATGAGCGGAAGCGCAAGCCCCGGCGGATCAAAGCagaagggcagggaggagagccGAAAGAAACTCGGCGGAGAGACATTTTGCGAGCGTACAAGACGCGCTCCCTCTGGCGTTGAAGGATCCGCAGTCAGACCCGAGATGAGCCCGCGCCCAGCTGAGAAGAGCAGACTCTCCAGCAGCCGGGTCCCCCTCCGCGATACCTCACAGCGCCAGGGGTCCTCCAAGCGccgccccctccccacgcccGCCCCCTCGCCTCGCCGTGCCTCACTCGGTCCTGACCCGGCGACGGGCGCGGGAGGGGCCGCTTCTCCGGACTCCCGTTCCCCGGGCGGCCCTCCCGGCAGGACGCCCCCCGCCCGAGCTCCGCGCCTACCTGTAGCACCAGCGGCTCGGGGTTGAAGGCCAGGGTCAGCAGCAGCTGCATGCGCTCCGAGTCCTTGAGGTTGCGGAGCAGGAAGCTGCCCGAGTCCTTGGTCTCGGCGTAGCGGCGCACCAGGCGGTCGAGCAGACGCTGAGAGGGGCAGTGCACCAGGTCGGACCAGCCCTCCACCGCCTCCGGCGTGAGCAGCCGCACGTCGCCGTTGAGGCGCGCGAACTCGGTGCGGGGCATGGCCTGGAGCAGGTCGCAGCGGGGCCGGCCGGTGGCCCGCTTGCAGATGCTCTGGTCGAGCTGCGCCAGCTCGCGCTGCGAGCCGAGGCGCTTGAGGACCACTCGGCGGCGGCCGCCCTCACGGGGCTCGCCGTACTGCGCGAAGTAGACGTTCTTCACGTTGAGGAAGTCCAGCAGGCGCAGGCGGCCCCACGCCTCGAACACCACCTGCCCGTTGAGGAAGCGGCGGCACCAGCTCGTGCCGAAGCACGCCGGGCACTTATTGAGCTGCAGGAAGCGCCGGTCGGCCAGCTCGTTGCGCTGCCAAGAGGCGAGCAGCGACGGCGAGTGCAGCACCATCAGCACCAACAGGCTGCCCAGCGCCGCCAGCTTCAGCGAGCGGGACAGGCGGCCCAGCTTCGGGGGCACCAGGCGCCACATCCCGCCCGCCGCCCGTCCGCCCGCACCCGGAGGGCGAGGGCACCCCCGGGGCGCCCCCGCCGCGCCGAAACCCGGAGAGTGACTGGCAGGGGCCCCCGGGCGAGAAAAGGAGCGAGGGCGCAGGCTGGGGCGGAAGGCGGAGTAGGTGtgttaagagagagagagagagacggggaGCGGGAAGGAGCCGACCGGAGCAGGCTGCCACTTCTCCCAGTCACTAGTCTCCACAACTCCCGAGCTCCCTCCTCCGAGCTCCCCGCCCTCCGACTCCGGCGGCGCCTCCTCCAAGCCAGTCAAGTTATAcagcggggggagggggagggagcgcGGGGACCTGGCGGCCGCGCGCCCGCGGCCGCCCGTGTACGCGCACGCGCTCTTCTTGTTTGGGGCGCGAAAGCTGTTGCGCTGGTGGCCGCCCGTCGAGCGAATGGGGTCTCTAATAAGAGGAAAGGAGGGACTCACGGAAGGGGATGAGAAGCTGGAATGTCTCACATCGAAAAGtagcaacagtgtaggaaggtggGAAGGATGAGGTGCCCGCGCGTCCCTGACGCCGCATGCCCTAGTTCGTGCGCGCTGGCTCtcctgagggagggagagggggccgGAGGGCGGGGCTGGCGGGGCGGAGCGAGCGCGTCGCGCTCCGCCCGGAAAGCGTAAGCGCG is part of the Mesoplodon densirostris isolate mMesDen1 chromosome 5, mMesDen1 primary haplotype, whole genome shotgun sequence genome and encodes:
- the DIPK2A gene encoding divergent protein kinase domain 2A isoform X1 — encoded protein: MWRLVPPKLGRLSRSLKLAALGSLLVLMVLHSPSLLASWQRNELADRRFLQLNKCPACFGTSWCRRFLNGQVVFEAWGRLRLLDFLNVKNVYFAQYGEPREGGRRRVVLKRLGSQRELAQLDQSICKRATGRPRCDLLQAMPRTEFARLNGDVRLLTPEAVEGWSDLVHCPSQRLLDRLVRRYAETKDSGSFLLRNLKDSERMQLLLTLAFNPEPLVLQSFPSDEGWPFAKYLGACGRMVAVNYVGEELWSYFNAPWEKRVDLAWQLMEIAEQLTNNDFEFALYLLDVSFDNFAVGPRDGKVIIVDAENVLVADKRLIRQNKPENWDVWYESKFDDCDKEACLSFSKEILCARATVDHNYYAVCQNLLSRHATWRGTSGGLLHDPPSEIAKDGRLEALLDECANPKKRYGRFQAAKELREYLAQLSNNVR
- the DIPK2A gene encoding divergent protein kinase domain 2A isoform X2, whose translation is MWRLVPPKLGRLSRSLKLAALGSLLVLMVLHSPSLLASWQRNELADRRFLQLNKCPACFGTSWCRRFLNGQVVFEAWGRLRLLDFLNVKNVYFAQYGEPREGGRRRVVLKRLGSQRELAQLDQSICKRATGRPRCDLLQAMPRTEFARLNGDVRLLTPEAVEGWSDLVHCPSQRLLDRLVRRYAETKDSGSFLLRNLKDSERMQLLLTLAFNPEPLVLQSFPSDEGWPFAKYLGACGRMVAVNYVGEELWSYFNAPWEKRVDLAWQLMEIAEQLTNNDFEFALYLLDVSFDNFAVGPRDGKVIIVDAENVLVADKRLIRQIWLFFLDHLSPSSLQPRFTFLLDESWS